In a genomic window of Candidatus Bathyarchaeota archaeon:
- the map gene encoding type II methionyl aminopeptidase, whose protein sequence is MSYDSEELAKFRLSGKILRETREEMRSYVKENMLLIDVCEKVEGTIRAKGGKPAFPTNVSINEVAAHYTALPGDTSRIPEGSTVKVDLGVQIDGYVTDTAFTVAFNSEGKSMTATAELALKTAIENIHGEMTLDRIGSLIETTIRNRGFKPISNLTGHSVGRYLIHAGTSIPSVASPGNTQKIHAGEIYAIEPFVTAPDAIGRVDDAPQYTIHRLLRAKSTKSPAAKKLLKHIEANFHTLPFAERWLIGVLPSGQHKAAFEELKKSKAIMSYPVFVEASRKSVAQAEHTLLIKEEGCEVLT, encoded by the coding sequence ATGTCCTACGATAGTGAAGAGCTCGCGAAATTCCGTTTATCGGGTAAAATTCTGCGTGAAACCCGCGAAGAAATGAGAAGCTACGTAAAAGAAAACATGCTCCTAATTGATGTCTGCGAAAAAGTAGAAGGCACCATCCGAGCCAAAGGCGGCAAACCCGCGTTCCCCACCAACGTCAGCATCAACGAAGTCGCCGCACACTACACAGCCCTCCCCGGCGACACCTCCCGCATCCCTGAAGGCTCCACCGTGAAAGTAGACCTCGGCGTCCAAATCGACGGATACGTCACCGACACCGCATTCACCGTCGCATTTAACTCCGAAGGCAAAAGCATGACCGCCACCGCCGAACTCGCCCTAAAAACAGCCATAGAAAACATACACGGCGAAATGACGCTGGACCGAATCGGCAGCCTAATCGAAACCACAATCAGAAACCGAGGATTCAAACCCATCAGCAACCTCACTGGCCACTCTGTTGGTCGCTACCTCATCCACGCAGGAACCAGCATTCCCAGCGTCGCCTCACCGGGCAATACCCAAAAAATCCACGCAGGCGAGATCTACGCCATCGAACCCTTCGTCACCGCCCCCGACGCTATCGGCCGAGTTGACGATGCCCCACAATATACCATCCATCGCCTCCTAAGAGCAAAATCAACCAAAAGCCCCGCTGCGAAAAAACTGCTCAAACACATTGAGGCAAACTTCCACACGTTGCCCTTTGCGGAACGCTGGCTAATCGGCGTCCTCCCATCTGGTCAGCATAAGGCGGCGTTTGAAGAACTCAAAAAATCCAAAGCAATCATGAGTTACCCCGTGTTTGTTGAGGCAAGCAGAAAAAGCGTAGCTCAAGCCGAGCATACGTTACTAATAAAAGAAGAGGGTTGTGAGGTTTTAACCTAA
- a CDS encoding flavin reductase family protein: protein MSAKTPVNINSAYRLIHPMHTVIVSCVGNSAKPNITTLAWAMPTSQKPPLVAISIAPTRHSHTLIEESGEFVINIPTIETLQAVYACGSLTGRSFDKFKKTNLTPFPAKSVKAPIIRECIAHLECEVDGQMTTGDHSIFVGKILEAYADPGVFTDSGYDLKRARMLYHVGGNNFALLDPKLYKA, encoded by the coding sequence GTGTCAGCAAAAACACCCGTTAACATTAACTCCGCTTATCGTCTTATCCACCCCATGCACACTGTCATAGTAAGTTGTGTGGGCAATAGCGCCAAACCAAACATCACTACTCTTGCATGGGCCATGCCAACTTCACAAAAGCCACCCCTCGTAGCAATAAGCATCGCACCCACCCGCCACAGCCACACCCTAATCGAAGAATCAGGCGAATTCGTCATCAACATCCCCACCATAGAAACGCTTCAAGCAGTCTATGCCTGCGGGTCACTAACAGGACGGAGTTTTGACAAATTCAAAAAAACCAACCTCACACCGTTCCCAGCCAAATCAGTCAAAGCCCCCATAATCCGCGAATGCATCGCCCACCTTGAATGCGAAGTCGACGGACAAATGACCACAGGCGACCACTCCATATTCGTCGGAAAAATCCTCGAAGCCTACGCAGATCCCGGAGTATTTACCGATTCAGGATACGACCTAAAACGCGCTCGAATGCTCTACCATGTTGGCGGCAACAACTTTGCGTTACTAGACCCCAAACTCTACAAAGCCTAA
- a CDS encoding tryptophan--tRNA ligase: MVVTPWEVKGKVDYERLIKEFGTQPLTPELLKKVETHTDKLHLQLERKIFFSHRDLDTVLDLYDKGTKFVLYTGRGPSGPVHIGHLVPWIFTLHMQQKFKTRLYFQITDDEKYLINDERNLQDTAKWSYENALDLIALGYKPEDTFIIYDTKDIDLLYDITLEVARRITYSTARSSFGFQDSTNIGWVYWPAIQAAPCFIHKKLTGENVPALIPAAIDQDPYWRVTRDVATKLGYYKPAQIHCRFLPGLGTGGKMSASMPETSIFTVDPPDVVKKKIWNAFTGGKGTAAEQRKLGADPSICSIFQYYYFLFEEDSANLQERERKCRGGEMLCGECKKDIAEKLNKFLEAHRERREKAKDNIEAYHIKRK; this comes from the coding sequence ATGGTCGTTACGCCTTGGGAAGTTAAGGGCAAAGTGGATTATGAACGTCTGATCAAAGAATTCGGCACTCAACCCCTAACCCCCGAACTCCTCAAAAAAGTTGAAACCCACACCGACAAGCTACATTTACAGTTAGAACGTAAGATTTTCTTTAGCCACCGCGACCTCGACACCGTGCTCGACCTCTACGATAAAGGCACCAAATTCGTGCTCTACACGGGCAGAGGACCCAGCGGACCCGTCCACATCGGTCACCTTGTGCCATGGATATTCACGCTACATATGCAGCAGAAATTCAAGACAAGGCTCTACTTCCAAATAACCGACGACGAAAAATACCTCATCAACGATGAACGAAACCTTCAAGATACCGCCAAGTGGAGCTACGAAAACGCGCTGGACCTCATCGCACTCGGATACAAACCCGAGGACACCTTCATCATCTACGACACTAAAGACATCGACCTCCTCTACGACATCACCCTCGAAGTTGCCCGACGCATCACCTATTCTACGGCGCGGAGCAGCTTTGGCTTCCAAGACAGCACCAACATCGGCTGGGTATATTGGCCCGCCATCCAAGCCGCACCCTGCTTCATCCACAAAAAACTCACAGGCGAAAACGTCCCCGCACTTATACCCGCCGCAATCGACCAAGACCCCTATTGGCGCGTAACCCGCGATGTCGCAACCAAACTGGGCTACTATAAACCCGCCCAAATTCACTGCCGCTTCCTCCCCGGACTGGGCACCGGAGGCAAAATGAGTGCATCCATGCCTGAAACCAGCATATTTACCGTGGACCCCCCTGACGTGGTGAAAAAGAAAATCTGGAACGCCTTCACGGGTGGCAAAGGCACCGCGGCAGAGCAACGCAAACTGGGCGCAGACCCAAGCATCTGCAGCATCTTCCAGTACTATTATTTCCTCTTCGAAGAAGACTCAGCTAATCTACAGGAGCGGGAACGCAAATGCCGAGGGGGAGAGATGCTTTGTGGGGAATGCAAAAAAGACATAGCGGAGAAACTCAACAAGTTCCTCGAAGCTCACCGAGAACGCCGAGAGAAAGCCAAAGACAACATCGAAGCCTACCACATAAAACGAAAGTAA
- a CDS encoding cation-transporting P-type ATPase, whose amino-acid sequence MEKAASKPIEDVFTDLNTSVEGLTSEEAKLRLKKYGFNSLQEKRQIPFIRKFIKHLRDLFGVLLLVAAALSFPTSPSLSLVILAVVFVNIFVSIFQESRAEKAMETLKSWMPEYAKVLRDGELQKIMVKEIVPGDIIYLEEGDRVPADARLIEVFDMWTNNVPLTGESEPQPRVADTIQTVEKAFIYAPNLVFMSTSVAKGQGKAVAYATGMGTQFGRIASLTQTIREEESPLQKEIASMAKTDFIIAVVVGTVFFAASFLFLQVPLDKSILFMIGVMVCCVPEGLQVTVSSALAINVLKMVKHNVIVKRLSAVQTLGSVTVICTDKTGTITKGEMTVNKLWVKDRLIEVSGLGYNPVGDFTINGKPLRGGETKSLEQLLEIVALCNGSKIDPPSDRNRNWSVIGDPTDGALLVAALKYGLNIDESGEEKPTIDILPFSFERKRMTTIHAVNNTDILVYTKGAPMTILNLCNRILIGGKEQPLTAELYGDAENKIHELGNEGLRVIAVSYKRLENTEYRGQDVENDLVFVGVAAMRDPPRLEVKDAVLKAKQAGIKTVIITGDYGPTAEVIAQEVGIVEKENSRVIKGTDLEDIDDPAIVDEVKKGDVIFARVSPEQKLRIVTVLKKSGQVVAVTGDGANDAPSLKEADIGVAMGASGTDVAREAADIVLLNDSFASIVKAVESGRAIYENIRKFIVYVFSHNWAELIPYVLYAVLAIPLPLLVIQVLAIDLAIDVIPSLALSQEPPEAGIMEEPPRSLKERLFTGKVFARSLYIGIIIAVGAMYGCINAWMAGGWYFGMPLPTDSAFYTNAFYTSGTYTKGVTMTFAGIVVAQAGNVLVSRTSKQSIFKTSLSKNKWIIWGIIAQLSILAVLIYVPFLQEFFGTTGLGLSDWAYLIGLALVVIFAEEARKFFARRLTKTAVDPTRHDHN is encoded by the coding sequence TTGGAGAAAGCGGCTTCTAAACCAATTGAAGATGTTTTTACTGATTTAAACACTTCAGTGGAAGGTTTAACTAGCGAAGAAGCTAAGCTGCGCCTTAAGAAGTATGGCTTTAACAGTCTCCAAGAAAAACGTCAAATCCCATTTATTCGTAAATTCATCAAGCACCTGCGTGATCTTTTCGGCGTTCTGCTTTTGGTCGCCGCAGCCCTATCTTTTCCAACAAGTCCTTCTTTGAGTTTGGTCATTCTCGCTGTGGTTTTTGTTAACATTTTTGTCAGCATCTTTCAAGAGTCCCGCGCAGAAAAAGCGATGGAAACACTCAAAAGCTGGATGCCTGAATACGCAAAGGTTCTCCGCGATGGGGAACTCCAAAAAATCATGGTCAAAGAAATCGTCCCAGGAGACATTATTTACCTCGAAGAAGGCGACCGTGTTCCAGCAGATGCCCGATTAATTGAAGTCTTTGACATGTGGACCAACAACGTCCCCTTAACAGGCGAATCTGAACCTCAACCACGCGTCGCCGACACTATTCAAACAGTTGAAAAAGCCTTCATTTATGCACCTAACCTTGTGTTCATGAGTACCAGCGTAGCCAAAGGTCAAGGTAAAGCGGTTGCATACGCGACTGGTATGGGTACCCAGTTTGGTCGAATCGCCAGCTTAACCCAGACTATTCGCGAAGAAGAGAGTCCTCTGCAAAAAGAAATTGCTTCGATGGCAAAAACTGACTTCATAATCGCTGTGGTTGTTGGCACGGTATTCTTTGCTGCAAGTTTTCTCTTCTTACAGGTGCCCCTTGACAAAAGCATCCTCTTCATGATTGGTGTCATGGTTTGCTGTGTTCCTGAGGGTCTACAAGTCACTGTTTCTAGCGCTTTAGCCATCAACGTGCTAAAGATGGTTAAGCACAATGTAATCGTGAAACGGTTATCGGCTGTGCAAACCTTAGGCAGCGTCACCGTTATATGCACTGACAAAACTGGCACTATCACTAAAGGCGAAATGACCGTTAACAAGCTCTGGGTCAAAGACCGTCTGATTGAGGTTTCAGGTTTAGGCTACAACCCTGTCGGGGACTTTACAATTAACGGCAAACCTCTCCGCGGTGGCGAAACCAAATCTTTAGAGCAGCTCCTTGAAATCGTGGCGCTCTGTAACGGCTCCAAAATTGATCCCCCCTCAGATCGCAACCGCAACTGGAGCGTCATCGGCGACCCCACAGATGGCGCCTTATTGGTTGCCGCGCTCAAATACGGTTTAAACATAGACGAGTCAGGCGAGGAAAAGCCTACCATCGATATTTTGCCGTTCAGTTTTGAACGTAAACGCATGACTACCATTCATGCCGTCAACAATACTGACATACTCGTCTATACTAAAGGCGCACCCATGACCATTCTGAACCTCTGTAATAGAATCCTAATTGGCGGCAAAGAGCAACCTCTAACAGCGGAACTCTATGGTGATGCTGAAAACAAAATCCATGAATTAGGCAACGAAGGTTTACGCGTAATTGCCGTTTCATACAAGCGTCTAGAAAATACAGAATACAGAGGTCAAGACGTCGAAAACGACTTAGTCTTTGTCGGTGTGGCAGCAATGCGTGACCCGCCCCGACTTGAAGTCAAAGACGCCGTCCTTAAAGCTAAACAAGCAGGCATCAAAACCGTCATAATCACTGGCGACTATGGTCCAACAGCGGAAGTTATCGCTCAGGAAGTCGGCATCGTAGAGAAAGAAAATAGCCGAGTAATAAAAGGCACAGATCTAGAAGACATAGACGACCCCGCCATCGTGGATGAAGTCAAAAAAGGCGACGTGATATTCGCTCGGGTTTCACCTGAACAGAAACTCCGCATCGTTACCGTGCTCAAGAAAAGCGGTCAAGTCGTTGCAGTCACTGGAGACGGCGCTAACGATGCTCCTTCACTAAAAGAAGCCGACATCGGAGTTGCCATGGGCGCATCAGGCACCGACGTGGCAAGAGAAGCCGCAGACATCGTGTTGCTCAACGACAGTTTCGCCTCGATTGTTAAGGCTGTAGAATCAGGTCGCGCAATTTACGAGAACATTCGCAAATTCATTGTTTACGTGTTTAGCCACAACTGGGCTGAACTTATCCCCTACGTGCTCTACGCAGTGTTAGCGATTCCGCTTCCGCTGCTAGTTATTCAGGTGTTAGCTATTGACTTAGCGATCGACGTTATCCCCAGTCTCGCGCTTAGCCAAGAACCCCCTGAGGCAGGCATCATGGAGGAACCGCCCCGAAGCCTAAAAGAACGCCTCTTCACAGGCAAAGTCTTCGCACGTTCCCTCTACATCGGCATAATCATTGCCGTAGGCGCAATGTATGGATGCATAAACGCGTGGATGGCTGGCGGCTGGTACTTCGGTATGCCTCTGCCCACAGACAGCGCCTTCTACACAAACGCATTCTACACTAGCGGCACCTACACCAAAGGAGTCACAATGACGTTTGCAGGAATCGTAGTGGCGCAGGCAGGTAACGTCTTGGTCAGCCGCACCAGCAAGCAATCCATATTCAAGACCAGCCTATCTAAGAACAAATGGATAATCTGGGGCATCATCGCGCAACTCTCGATCTTGGCGGTGTTGATCTATGTGCCCTTCCTTCAAGAGTTCTTTGGCACGACAGGTCTGGGTCTCTCGGACTGGGCGTACCTAATTGGGTTGGCGTTGGTGGTAATCTTCGCGGAGGAAGCCCGTAAATTCTTTGCCCGAAGGTTAACAAAAACCGCGGTTGACCCAACCAGACACGACCACAACTAA
- a CDS encoding elongation factor EF-2, producing MARYRQTEEIVKLMNNPTIIRNTSIIAHVDHGKTTLSDSLLAHAGIISTQTAGQKLFLDSWDLEQKRQMTVFASNVSLVHSYNNQDYLINLIDTPGHIDFSGAVTRSLRAVDGALVVVDAVEGPMTQTETVLMQALRERVKPLLFINKVDRLIKEIKLTPQEIQKKFAKILLRVNTLIEKYAPADHKQDWQVKIEDSRVAFGSALHKWGLNLDHMKLKKISFQDIIDAYTGDPADVGRKVDELSKKAPLPEPILDMFCQHLPSPLIAQPYRQSQIWPGDPESTVGIGMAKVDPNAPLLMCISTIEVDPHSGTVAIGRIFSGSITKGKEVQLVSAGQKGTIQQVFMSMATDRVFIDRVPAGNIGAISGLPALHVGETVGEAGIEIHSFEGLRYVSDPVVTVAVEPEDVKDLPLFDKVMHKLTTEDPNLHFIMNKESGEFLLSGMGELHLEITAYRMQEAGLKVKLSKPIVIFRETISHDYKGPAIMGKSPNKHNKLWITIEKLSDDVIEAIKSEKITDMQSKDERTKTLRTLGWEPEDAKGAVAVEENNILCNRIRGRQYVEEIIDHIKTGFREAVHTSPLAKEPAYGLKINLEDITLHEDPVHRGPAQAIPMTWRPIYCAILLSDPKLLEPIMSFECKVPSEFVSSVITLLNKRRGKILDMPSEEDMITVKAEMPVSESFGIADELRSSTQGRAFWATQFSRWAYVPEQMQAETIKKIRERRGLTPIPPKPEEYFESE from the coding sequence ATGGCGCGATATAGGCAAACTGAAGAAATAGTTAAACTGATGAATAACCCCACAATTATCCGCAACACAAGCATCATTGCACACGTTGACCACGGCAAGACAACTCTATCTGACAGCTTACTTGCACACGCAGGTATCATCAGCACCCAAACCGCTGGCCAAAAACTTTTCTTGGACAGCTGGGATCTTGAGCAAAAACGTCAAATGACCGTTTTCGCCTCAAACGTCAGCTTGGTCCACAGCTACAACAACCAAGACTACCTAATCAACCTCATAGACACCCCCGGACACATCGACTTCTCAGGCGCAGTCACTCGTAGCTTGCGAGCAGTCGACGGAGCACTAGTTGTCGTGGACGCCGTAGAAGGACCCATGACTCAAACCGAAACCGTCCTGATGCAAGCGTTGCGTGAACGTGTTAAACCACTCTTATTCATCAACAAAGTTGACCGTTTAATTAAAGAAATTAAACTAACACCTCAGGAGATTCAGAAGAAATTCGCCAAGATTCTCCTCCGCGTCAACACTTTAATCGAGAAATATGCCCCTGCAGACCACAAACAGGACTGGCAAGTTAAAATCGAAGACAGCCGCGTCGCCTTCGGTTCTGCCCTGCACAAATGGGGTCTCAACCTTGACCACATGAAGCTTAAGAAAATCAGCTTCCAAGACATCATCGACGCATACACCGGTGACCCAGCAGACGTCGGCAGAAAAGTTGACGAACTCAGCAAAAAAGCGCCCTTGCCCGAACCAATCCTTGACATGTTCTGCCAACACTTACCCAGCCCACTTATAGCTCAACCTTACCGTCAATCACAGATTTGGCCAGGCGACCCAGAAAGTACAGTCGGCATCGGCATGGCAAAAGTAGACCCCAACGCACCCTTGCTCATGTGCATATCCACCATCGAAGTTGACCCACACAGCGGCACTGTCGCCATCGGCAGAATCTTTAGTGGCTCCATCACAAAAGGCAAAGAAGTACAATTAGTCAGTGCAGGCCAAAAAGGCACAATCCAGCAAGTCTTCATGTCCATGGCAACCGACCGAGTGTTTATTGACCGCGTACCTGCAGGCAACATCGGCGCAATCTCTGGTTTACCTGCCCTACACGTCGGTGAAACAGTCGGCGAAGCCGGCATCGAAATCCACAGCTTCGAAGGTTTACGTTACGTATCTGACCCAGTCGTCACCGTGGCAGTTGAACCCGAAGATGTCAAAGACTTACCCCTCTTCGACAAAGTCATGCACAAACTCACCACCGAAGACCCCAACCTGCACTTCATCATGAACAAAGAATCAGGCGAATTCCTCCTCTCTGGTATGGGCGAGTTGCACCTTGAAATCACCGCCTATCGAATGCAAGAAGCCGGTCTCAAAGTCAAACTCAGTAAACCCATTGTCATCTTCCGAGAAACCATCAGTCATGACTACAAGGGCCCAGCAATTATGGGTAAAAGCCCCAACAAACATAACAAACTCTGGATAACTATTGAGAAACTCAGCGATGATGTTATCGAAGCCATCAAATCCGAAAAAATCACTGACATGCAAAGCAAAGATGAACGCACAAAAACACTCAGAACTTTAGGATGGGAACCAGAAGACGCGAAAGGCGCAGTTGCTGTTGAAGAAAACAACATCCTCTGTAACCGTATCCGAGGACGCCAATACGTCGAAGAAATCATCGACCACATAAAGACCGGTTTCCGCGAAGCAGTCCACACCTCACCGCTTGCCAAGGAACCAGCTTACGGCCTCAAAATCAACCTCGAAGATATAACCCTCCACGAAGACCCAGTCCACCGCGGACCCGCACAAGCCATCCCCATGACCTGGCGACCAATCTACTGCGCGATTCTGCTCTCTGATCCAAAACTGCTCGAACCCATCATGAGCTTCGAATGCAAAGTCCCAAGCGAATTCGTCAGCAGCGTCATCACCCTACTCAACAAACGCCGCGGCAAAATCCTCGACATGCCAAGCGAAGAAGACATGATCACCGTCAAAGCCGAAATGCCAGTCTCTGAATCATTCGGTATCGCCGACGAACTCCGCAGCAGCACCCAAGGTCGAGCTTTCTGGGCAACCCAATTCAGCAGATGGGCCTATGTTCCAGAACAGATGCAAGCTGAAACCATCAAGAAGATTCGGGAACGCAGAGGCTTAACACCAATACCGCCCAAACCCGAAGAATACTTCGAAAGCGAGTAA
- a CDS encoding flavodoxin family protein, whose protein sequence is MLIVGISGSPRKQATEYVLEQALSMLKEKGFETALWTVRGKSFEFCMHCDYCLQNKTCTYQDDMEEIYELLAKAKGIIFATPVYNGGVSAQIKAVMDRTRALVAADKDFFRGKIGMGITVGGDRAGGQELALWQIHTFHIINGMIPVGGGPFGANLGANFWSKDTLEGVKLDEEGFRSLKKTTKRFAEFMTLHCKK, encoded by the coding sequence ATGTTGATTGTTGGAATCTCTGGTAGCCCACGTAAACAAGCCACCGAATACGTACTCGAACAAGCCCTGTCAATGCTCAAAGAGAAGGGCTTTGAAACTGCTCTTTGGACTGTGCGGGGGAAATCCTTTGAATTCTGCATGCACTGCGATTACTGCCTCCAAAACAAAACCTGCACCTACCAAGACGACATGGAAGAAATCTATGAACTCTTAGCCAAAGCAAAAGGCATAATCTTCGCCACCCCAGTCTACAACGGCGGCGTCAGCGCACAAATAAAAGCCGTGATGGACCGAACCCGCGCATTGGTAGCTGCGGATAAAGATTTTTTCCGCGGAAAAATAGGCATGGGCATCACCGTTGGCGGCGACCGTGCTGGCGGGCAGGAGTTGGCTCTTTGGCAAATCCACACCTTCCATATCATTAACGGCATGATTCCCGTGGGCGGTGGACCCTTCGGCGCGAATTTAGGCGCAAACTTCTGGAGCAAAGACACCCTAGAGGGTGTGAAACTAGACGAGGAAGGGTTTAGAAGTCTTAAGAAGACAACTAAACGGTTTGCTGAATTTATGACCCTTCATTGTAAAAAGTAA
- the afpA gene encoding archaeoflavoprotein AfpA: MTEAKVKKTKIAWGITGAGDKIQEIIETMKAFKQQAADKVEIDVYLSKAADTMLKFYRLDEDLKANFAKVMVESNSNSPFLAAWMQMHKYEFLLIAPASSNTVAKLVNGIGDTLITNSAIMSLKAFVPVYVLPVDYKESVLYTKLPNGKEMKLRVRKEEAEQVRRLEATEDVHVFPSIEQMRLGLTDWLKTVNP; this comes from the coding sequence ATGACTGAAGCAAAAGTTAAGAAAACAAAAATCGCCTGGGGAATAACCGGCGCAGGCGACAAAATCCAAGAAATCATCGAAACCATGAAAGCCTTCAAGCAGCAAGCAGCCGACAAAGTCGAAATTGACGTCTACTTATCCAAAGCCGCTGACACCATGCTCAAGTTCTATCGCTTAGATGAAGACCTCAAAGCAAACTTCGCCAAGGTTATGGTGGAGTCAAATTCGAATTCGCCGTTTCTGGCTGCTTGGATGCAGATGCACAAATATGAATTCCTCCTAATCGCTCCCGCGTCTTCAAACACTGTGGCAAAACTCGTTAACGGTATCGGTGACACGTTAATCACTAACTCGGCGATTATGAGTCTCAAAGCGTTTGTGCCCGTTTACGTGTTGCCTGTTGATTACAAGGAAAGTGTGCTCTACACTAAGCTTCCTAACGGTAAAGAGATGAAGCTGCGTGTGCGCAAAGAGGAAGCTGAGCAGGTACGTCGGTTGGAGGCAACTGAGGATGTGCATGTTTTTCCCAGTATAGAGCAGATGCGGTTAGGTTTGACGGATTGGCTAAAAACAGTTAATCCGTAA
- a CDS encoding class I SAM-dependent methyltransferase, with the protein MSCIVCSDTANQKFVATEMAFGFKEKFEYFQCSSCGCLQIKKVPDNLEKYYPTNYYSFDKASASLKYILWSKQLRQGLSGNPALTKMLYRIAPALFRDIYSKGMLNVKLKKDSRILDVGCGTGKFPYILALAGFRNPVGIDPYVSAGLSYSNGAIIKKEKIADTEGKFDLILFNHSFEHISNQLETLVKVRSLLSDRGLCVLVMPTVSSYAWTHYRENWVQLDAPRHLILHSERSLKKLAKAANLRVMDMIYDSNAFQFWGSIQYQKGIGLFEQKSYLTNPRKSIFSSQEIRAFNKYAKMLDAKRQGDTAAFLLAKN; encoded by the coding sequence ATGTCTTGTATAGTTTGTAGCGACACAGCAAACCAAAAATTCGTTGCAACCGAGATGGCTTTTGGCTTCAAAGAGAAGTTTGAGTACTTTCAATGCAGCAGTTGCGGTTGTCTACAAATAAAAAAGGTCCCCGACAACCTCGAAAAGTATTACCCCACAAATTATTACAGCTTTGATAAAGCCAGCGCCAGTTTAAAATACATTTTATGGTCAAAACAGCTACGGCAAGGTCTATCAGGCAACCCAGCACTCACCAAGATGCTTTACCGAATAGCCCCCGCACTGTTTAGAGACATCTACTCAAAAGGTATGCTCAACGTTAAACTCAAAAAGGACAGCCGAATTTTAGATGTGGGATGCGGAACAGGAAAGTTCCCCTATATCTTGGCGTTAGCGGGCTTTAGAAACCCCGTAGGCATAGACCCCTACGTCTCCGCGGGATTGTCATACAGTAATGGCGCAATCATAAAGAAAGAAAAAATCGCCGATACTGAAGGCAAATTTGATTTAATTCTTTTTAACCACTCCTTTGAACACATCAGCAACCAACTTGAGACACTAGTTAAGGTTAGATCATTACTAAGCGACCGGGGCCTATGTGTCCTGGTTATGCCCACTGTTTCGAGCTACGCATGGACGCACTACCGCGAAAATTGGGTCCAACTCGACGCACCCAGACATCTGATTCTGCATTCTGAGAGAAGCTTAAAGAAACTTGCAAAGGCAGCCAACCTGCGCGTTATGGACATGATATATGACTCGAATGCGTTCCAGTTCTGGGGCAGCATCCAATACCAAAAAGGCATAGGGCTTTTCGAACAAAAATCCTACCTCACCAACCCGAGAAAATCAATCTTTTCCAGCCAAGAAATAAGGGCATTCAATAAATACGCAAAAATGTTGGATGCAAAACGGCAGGGAGACACCGCCGCGTTTTTGTTAGCCAAAAACTAA
- a CDS encoding DUF763 domain-containing protein, with amino-acid sequence MMYRSGVANLPLHGGKAPAWLTGRMRKLAHEIAGIMVEEYGPDELLRHLSDPYWFQALGCVLAYDWHSSGVTTVVTGILKNALSAETHGIVVCGGKGKTSRKTPSDIEAAAQKFDFCEETQKQLTYNSRMAAKVDNSAIQAGYQLYHHAFLVTRDGKWAVIQQGMSDEARMARRYHWLSDNTSNFVVEPHNAIVGTKHTKALNMVAATSESARKASVDLAKEPTQKLRRLIESAARAPNQASLQTWLPPSDDPWQQTLNSLNMPRNINWDTLTRVYDFQPQNYEELLSLQGVGPATVRGLALVAELIYGEEPCWEDPVKFSFAYGGKDGVPFPVNRKAMDESIQILRNSVEAARIGETEKLQSLQRLRRYVPA; translated from the coding sequence ATGATGTATCGGTCTGGCGTAGCTAATCTGCCTCTACATGGTGGCAAAGCACCTGCATGGTTAACAGGGCGAATGCGTAAACTTGCCCATGAAATAGCAGGCATCATGGTTGAGGAATATGGTCCCGACGAGTTACTAAGGCACCTAAGTGACCCCTACTGGTTCCAAGCCCTGGGTTGTGTTCTTGCTTATGATTGGCATAGTAGCGGCGTAACCACAGTCGTCACTGGTATCCTCAAAAACGCCCTCTCCGCAGAGACCCATGGCATCGTAGTCTGCGGCGGCAAAGGCAAAACCAGCCGAAAAACCCCCAGCGACATCGAGGCGGCAGCACAAAAATTCGACTTCTGTGAAGAAACCCAAAAACAGTTAACTTACAATAGTCGCATGGCCGCCAAAGTTGACAATTCTGCCATTCAAGCTGGTTATCAACTCTACCACCACGCCTTCTTAGTCACCAGAGACGGCAAATGGGCAGTTATCCAGCAGGGCATGAGTGACGAAGCACGCATGGCGCGCCGCTACCACTGGCTCTCCGATAACACAAGCAACTTTGTAGTGGAGCCCCACAACGCCATAGTCGGAACCAAACATACCAAGGCACTAAACATGGTAGCCGCCACAAGTGAAAGCGCCCGCAAAGCCAGCGTAGACCTCGCCAAAGAACCCACCCAAAAACTGCGCCGCCTAATCGAATCAGCAGCCCGAGCCCCCAACCAAGCATCACTGCAGACATGGCTTCCCCCCTCAGATGACCCATGGCAGCAAACCCTCAACTCCCTAAACATGCCCCGCAACATCAACTGGGACACCCTGACCCGAGTTTACGATTTTCAACCCCAAAACTACGAGGAACTCTTAAGCCTCCAAGGTGTCGGTCCCGCAACCGTTCGTGGATTGGCGCTTGTAGCGGAGCTCATTTATGGTGAGGAACCCTGTTGGGAGGACCCTGTTAAATTCAGCTTTGCATATGGCGGCAAAGATGGCGTGCCGTTTCCGGTGAATCGCAAAGCCATGGATGAGTCCATCCAGATTCTGCGAAATTCAGTCGAGGCAGCTCGCATCGGTGAAACCGAAAAGTTGCAGTCCTTGCAGAGACTACGGCGCTACGTGCCCGCATAG